A region from the Silene latifolia isolate original U9 population chromosome 7, ASM4854445v1, whole genome shotgun sequence genome encodes:
- the LOC141590028 gene encoding uncharacterized protein LOC141590028 yields MASASWAAKKLLGDIRANPDISAQSIQDLLMDKYGIEMKLSTLYRMKKQALKEINGGYDDSYKLLPRYCKMVKQTNPGSSALCAWSLMDTPERTLQFKSVFISFDAQIKGLMAGCRSLIGVDGTHLKGNHGGVLLSAIALDGNNEIFPVAVSVVQSENKDSWANFFWHLKQVISSCERSDWTIIYDRQKGVEPALEIVWPEAYRRFCARHLCKNFKSEYPEIMMHQLFWRVVNATSEFSFKKALEIVVQNAGKGCARWFLDLGEKELWAKHKFDPRICSDENTSNFVESFNSALGVQRCLPVLSLLEGVRRTTMVRHATRQHIADSWPDEGICPNIMNMLKVLKKDSRTCLAYRSGRGEFEVHEGRTTKLHVSLNKGTCACGLWQISGIPCKHAIRAILFSERDPVDYVSEWYSVRRYKEAYGMSINPIADSEQLPVFDVPCLEPPTLRRSIGRPCRNMRREPGEQRSKGREKDQHQ; encoded by the exons ATGGCAAGTGCTTCTTGGGCGGCAAAAAAGTTACTGGGGGATATAAGAGCAAATCCTGATATCTCGGCTCAATCTATTCAAGATCTTCTCATGGATAAATATGGGATAGAAATGAAGCTTTCTACATTGTATAGAATGAAAAAACAAGCTTTGAAAGAAATAAATGGTGGGTATGATGACAGTTATAAGTTATTGCCCAGGTATTGTAAGATGGTGAAGCAAACAAATCCCGGAAGCTCCGCCCTTTGTGCGTGGTCGTTAATGGATACCCCAGAAAGAACCCTACAGTTCAAAAGTGTTTTTATCTCCTTTGACGCTCAAATTAAAGGTTTAATGGCAGGGTGTAGGAGCCTTATAGGAGTTGATGGAACTCACTTGAAAGGTAATCATGGTGGTGTCTTGTTGTCAGCTATTGCACTTGATGGAAACAATGAAATATTTCCTGTGGCAGTTAGTGTAGTGCAGTCTGAGAACAAGGATAGCTGGGCAAATTTCTTTTGGCACTTGAAGCAAGTTATTTCCAGCTGTGAGAGAAGTGATTGGACAATCATTTATGATAGACAAAAG GGTGTGGAGCCAGCTTTGGAAATTGTATGGCCTGAAGCATATAGAAGGTTTTGTGCTAGGCATCTTTGTAAAAACTTCAAATCTGAATACCCAGAAATAATGATGCACCAGTTGTTTTGGAGAGTGGTTAATGCGACATCGGAGTTTTCATTCAAGAAAGCTCTTGAAATAGTTGTCCAAAATGCAGGGAAAGGATGTGCTAGGTGGTTCCTTGATTTAGGAGAAAAGGAGCTTTGGGCGAAACACAAATTTGACCCGAGAATTTGTAGTGACGAGAATACATCTAACTTTGTAGAAAGCTTTAACAGTGCACTAGGAGTACAAAGATGCTTACCAGTGCTTAGTCTTCTTGAAG GTGTTAGAAGAACGACAATGGTGAGACACGCTACAAGACAACATATAGCTGATTCTTGGCCAGATGAAGGGATATGTCCTAACATAATGAATATGCTGAAGGTGCTTAAAAAAGATTCAAGAACATGCCTTGCTTACCGATCTGGAAGGGGCGAATTTGAGGTACATGAAGGTCGTACTACTAAACTGCATGTGTCATTGAATAAGGGAACCTGTGCTTGTGGTCTTTGGCAAATTAGTGGCATACCATGCAAACATGCTATTAGGGCAATATTATTTTCCGAAAGGGATCCCGTTGACTACGTGAGTGAATGGTATTCTGTTAGGAGATATAAGGAGGCATATGGTATGTCCATTAATCCAATAGCCGATAGTGAGCAATTGCCTGTGTTTGATGTCCCTTGCCTAGAACCACCCACTCTAAGGAGATCAATTGGGAGACCATGTAGAAATATGAGAAGAGAACCAGGGGAGCAAAGGAGCAAAGGAAGGGAAAAAGATCAACATCAATAA
- the LOC141592110 gene encoding cytochrome P450 736A117-like, protein MSNILHQISSQPLLLLPFILTSIILYKWFYPNHHTKPKNTPPSPPKLPILGNLHQLGLHPHHTLHSLSKQYGDLMLLQLGQKPTLIVSSSKMAKQIMKTHDSISSNRPKSRVFDKLLYGSRDVASAPYGEYWRQMKSIFVLQLLSTKRVRSFRGIRDEESDNLVEKIKENVSLEVNLSEMFIRLTNDVVCRAAFGRKYSGNEESCERGAGFEEVLKGFVELVGMFDVGDFIPWMSWVNRVNGLNKRMDNVAKKFDMILEEIICEHLNRKLDGSEGENHTKDFVDVLLDVQREDLAGFPIEKDSIKALLLLTVFLVQDAFAGGTDTTYTVLEWAMSEFLRHPKVMKTLQEEVRGIVKGKEYISEDYLDQMKYLKAVMKETLRLHPPVPLLFPRETEKELELNGYQIPAKTLVIINASAIQRDTAIWEEPDEFRPERFLSCAIDFKGHDFELIPFGGGRRVCPGISFAMANNEIVIAKLVNKYNWSLPHGIDCDSLDMSECTGLTIHRKIPLLAVATPYF, encoded by the exons ATGAGTAACATTCTTCACCAAATCTCTTCACAACCTCTCTTGCTACTACCATTCATTCTCACCTCAATAATCCTATACAAATGGTTCTACCCAAACCACCACACCAAACCCAAAAACACACCACCTTCACCACCAAAACTACCAATTCTAGGCAACCTACACCAACTTGGCTTACACCCTCACCACACCCTACATTCACTATCCAAACAATATGGTGACCTCATGTTACTCCAACTAGGCCAAAAACCAACCTTAATTGTTTCATCTTCTAAAATGGCTAAACAAATAATGAAAACCCATGACTCTATTTCTTCTAATAGGCCTAAATCCCGCGTATTCGATAAACTTCTTTATGGTAGTAGGGATGTGGCTTCTGCACCTTATGGAGAGTATTGGAGACAAATGAAGAGCATATTTGTTCTACAACTTTTGAGTACCAAAAGGGTTCGTTCTTTTCGCGGTATTAGAGATGAAGAAAGTGATAACTTGGTTGAAAAGATTAAGGAGAATGTGTCATTAGAGGTGAATTTGAGTGAAATGTTTATTAGGTTAACTAATGATGTGGTTTGTAGGGCAGCATTTGGGAGGAAATATAGTGGGAATGAGGAAAGTTGCGAAAGAGGTGCCGGTTTTGAGGAGGTTTTAAAGGGGTTTGTGGAGTTGGTTGGTATGTTTGATGTTGGAGATTTTATACCATGGATGTCTTGGGTTAATAGAGTTAATGGGTTGAATAAAAGAATGGATAATGTTGCTAAGAAGTTTGATATGATACTTGAAGAGATAATATGTGAGCATTTGAACAGAAAATTAGATGGTAGTGAAGGTGAAAATCATACTAAGGATTTTGTAGATGTTTTGCTTGATGTTCAAAGGGAAGATTTAGCTGGTTTTCCTATTGAGAAAGATAGTATTAAAGCTCTTTTATTGCTAA CCGTATTTTTGGTGCAGGATGCATTTGCAGGTGGTACTGATACAACCTACACAGTATTAGAATGGGCAATGTCAGAATTCTTGAGACATCCAAAAGTTATGAAGACTCTCCAAGAAGAAGTAAGAGGTATAGTGAAAGGCAAAGAATATATATCAGAAGACTACTTAGATCAAATGAAGTATTTAAAAGCCGTGATGAAAGAGACGTTAAGGCTTCATCCACCAGTTCCCTTACTATTCCCTCGCGAGACAGAGAAAGAACTAGAGCTAAACGGGTATCAAATTCCGGCTAAGACACTAGTAATCATCAATGCTTCGGCGATTCAAAGAGACACAGCTATTTGGGAAGAACCTGACGAATTTCGACCAGAGAGGTTCTTGAGTTGTGCAATAGATTTCAAAGGACATGACTTTGAGTTAATCCCATTTGGAGGAGGTAGAAGGGTATGTCCCGGAATATCATTTGCAATGGCGAATAATGAGATTGTGATAGCTAAGCTTGTGAATAAGTATAACTGGTCACTGCCTCATGGAATTGATTGTGATAGTTTGGATATGTCTGAATGCACCGGTCTCACGATACACCGGAAAATTCCTCTTCTTGCTGTGGCCACACCTTATTTTTAG